In Kaistia algarum, the DNA window TTGCCGAAAAACGCGCCGCTCTATGTGCATCGGATCGATGCCGAACCGCAGGCAGCCGGTACGGGGCGACGTCCCCCGCGCCGCATTGAAGACGAGACCAATCAATAACCTAAACGAGACGGCGCCGGCCGGTCGACGGAGATCGAGCTAGGCGACGGGCCGATTTCCGGCGCATAGTCGCCGCGGGAGTTTCAGGCGGGCCGGAGAAGGGCGTTGCACCAGCCGAAGTCCAAGCAGTCGCCGGCCGCGCCGATCGAGCGCGAGATCAAGTTCTCCATCGATTGGGGTACGGCAAAGAGGCTCCAGCACGATCCGGCGGTCAGCGCCGTCAAGCCTGCGATTTTCGACCAGATCTCGGAATATTGGGATACCGACCAGCGAGATCTTCGCGCCGGCGGCGTCTCGCTCCGCCTGCGCCGTTTTGCCGATCGGACCGTACAGACGATCAAGGCAGAGGGCGATGCCAATGCCGGTGTGGTCGGGCGCATCGAGGACGAGTTCGGCATCGAGGGCAATGTCCCCGAGATAGCAGCCCTCGAACGGCATGCCTCGCCAGAGCTGATGGCCGCCATCGCGGGCCAGCTGCGGCCCCAATTCCGCATCATCGTCCAGCGCACGCAATGGCGCGTCGAGCAGAATGGCGCGCGTTTCAACATCGATCTCGACGAAGGCCACATCGAAGCCGGCAGAAGGAAGCAGAATATCCGCGAGCTGGAGGTCGAGCTCGTCGAAGGACCGGTGCAGGCGCTGTTCGCCCTCGCCCGAGAACTGGCCGTCCGGTTGCCGATCCGCATGCAGTTCTGCACCAAGTCTGACCGCGGATTCAGCCTGCTGGACGGCGACGATTGCCGCAATCGAAAGACAGCCATCCGCCCGCTCGCACCGGACCTCACAAGGGCGGATGCGTTCCGAACCCTGGCCATGACCGCGATCCGCGCCTTCGTGCTCCATGCCGGGACCTTCACGCCGAAAAGCCAGGCCGAGACGATCCACGCCATGCGCGTCGCCATCCGCCGGCTGCGCTCGCTGCTGCGCTTCGATCGCGATCTCTTCACGAAGCAAGAGGCCGAAACGCTGCGCGGCGAGATCGGATGGGTGTTCGACCAGCTTGGGGCGGCGCGCAATCTCTACATCGTTATCGCCGAGATGGGCGCGTGGCCGGCGAATGCCGTACCGGAGGGCGCGCTGGATCGCCTCCATGCCGAGCGCGCGACGGCTTATGGCGCGGTGGCGGCGATGCTGGGATCCGCCCGTCACCGCCTCGGGGTCGTCGATCTCGTCGCGATGGTGGAGTGCGGAAGCTCGACCGGGCGCAGCGTCGGTTCGCCGGCCCGAGAGGGCACCCGCCCGGCGCTCCGCCGCGCGTGGAAGGCGGTGAGCGAGTCCGATCCGCCATCAGAGCTCTCGCCCGAGCGGCGCCATCGCCTGCGCATCCATGCCAAGCGGCTGCGCTATGCCTGCGATTTCTATGCGGGCCTTTATCCGGACCCGAAGGCGGCCAAGCGCTGCGCCGAGATGATCGAGGCAGCCACGGCCCTGCAGGATGCGCTTGGGCGGCTCACCGACCGCATGACGATCGATGCGCTCGTCGCCGAGCATTTTCCCGGCGCCAAACGCCCCGCGGCGGCGGGTATCGATGAGGCGGCGCTGCTTCGCGCCGCCGACAAGGCGCACCGTCGCCTCGCCGCCTGCAAGCCGTTCTGGAAATGACGCAACCTCAGCCCAGCGGACGGGAATAGCGGCGGAAAGCGTCCGCCGTCGGCGTCGAGCTGGCTCCCGGCTGTTCGGGGCGCTGATAGAACCCGCCCTCGACGCGGATCGGCTCCTCGAAGCCGTCGAGAATCCACGGGATATATTCGAGCATCGTCGTCGCCTTGTGCCAGATGGCGAGGTGGACATGCACCTGCCCCATGTCGCCGACATGCGGCACCACCGGCAGGCGGCGGGAATGGGCGGCTTCCGCGACGGTGATGTATTCCGTGATGCCGCCGAGTCGCGTCACGTCGGGCTGTACCCAGTGAACGGCGCCAGCCTCCATGAACTGGTTGAAAGCATCGGCCGAATAGAGCTGTTCGCCGAGCGCGACCGGGATCGGCGTCGAGCGGGCGAGCGCGGCATGGCCGGCGACGTCGTCGTACCAGAGCGGCTCCTCGAACCAGAAAAGGTCCAGCGGCGCGGCATTGGCGCAGAAGCGCTGGCAGGTCGGCAGGTCCCAGCGGCCATTGCCGTCGACGGCGATCGTCACCGACGGCCCGACGGCCTTGCGCACAGCCTCGATCCGGGCGAGGTCGATGGTTGGGTCGTCATGGCCGACTTTCAGTTTCAGCCGCCGGTAGCCGTCGACCTCGATCGCCTTCAGGCTCCCTTCGACCAGTTGGTCCGTCGGGATCGACAGCCAGCCTATGTCGGTATTGTACGCTTCGAGTTTTTCCGACGTGGCGCCGCCGAGGAAGCTCCAGAGCGGCTCGCCCGCCGCCTTGGCTTTCAGGTCCCACAGTGCGACATCAACGGCGGCGAGCGCGATCTGCGTGATGCCGGCGCGGCCGACCCATTGCAGCGCCGGCGAGCGCGCAAGCTTCATCCAAAGTCGCGAAACGTCGCCGGCCTCCTCACCGATCAGCAGTTCGGCATAGCAATCGCAGATGCAGGACGTGACGAGGCGATCCGAGCCGAGATGGGCATGGGTTCCCGTGAAGCCATAGCCGGCGAGACCGTCGCTCGTCGTTATCTTCACGCCGACCACGCCCCAATGGCTGATCGTATGCGTCGAATCCGAGATCGACGACCGGTTGAGCGGCATATGCAGGATGAACGGCTCGACGCTCGCAATTTTCATGAGGCTCCCCTCCCAGGGACATCGGCTTACGCCGGGACCACCACCGAGGCGCGGCCCGCTTGCCGATTTGTTAGAGTTCGGGTTATCGGTTGTCCGACGATAGCACCCGTTTCGATCCGGCCGGAAGAGCCGGACAGGGCGCTTGAGGGAGGACACGGGTCGTGACGGTCGAACTGGTCGTCGACGCGCGCAATCGGCTGGGCGAGGTTCCGGTCTGGGACGTGCTCGAGCAGGCGCTTTATTGGGTCGATATCGAGGGGCGCCTGCTGCAACGGCTGACGCCCTGCACCGGCAGGGTCGATCGCTGGGAAATGCCAGAGCGCATCGCCTGCTTCGCGCTGCGCGAGACGGGCGGCCTCATTGTTTCCTTCGCCTCCGGCATCGCCTTCTATGATCTGGAGACCGGCGCGATCGATTGGATCGCTCGCCCCGAGGCCGACAAGCCAGGCAACCGTTTCAACGAAGGCAAATGCGACCGCCGCGGCCGGTTCTGGACCGGCTCGATGGACGACAGCCTGAAGACACACAGCGCGGCGCTGTACCGCGTCGACCCGGATCTTTCCGTTGAGCGCGTGCTGACCGGCATCGGGATTTCGAACTCGATCGTCTGGAGCCCCGACGATCGATATTTCTACTTCGCCGATACGCTCGACCAGGTCATCGACCGTTTCGATTTCGATGCGGAAGCCGGGGCGATCTCGAATCGCCGCCGCATCGTCGACCTCTCCGGCACCCCGTTCGGCCCGGACGGCTCGACGGTGGACGTCGAGGGGTGCCTGTGGAACGCGCAGTGGGACGGCTGGCGCGTCGTGCGCTATTCTCCCGAAGGTGAGGTCCTGCGGATCATCGAACTGCCGGTGCAGAAGCCGACCAGTTGCATGTTCGGCGGACCGGACCTTCGAACGCTCTATGTAACGTCGGCAATCTGGGACCTGACACCGGAGGAATTGGTGCGTCAGCCACATGCCGGCGGCGTCTTCGCCATCGATGTCGGCATCGAGGGTCTGCCGGAGCCCCGCTTTGCGGGCTGAACTCGCCCTTCCCGGCACCTATGGTGCAGGGCTGAATTTTCTTTTTACATATGAATTGCAATTCCGACGGAAATTCTGGTTTAAATCGTCGGGATCGGGTGGCGAGAAGGAGACCGAGCAATCGGCTCGCCGCCGGACAAGGGAGGAGAGCCGGCACCGTCGTGCATAACGCACGCCGGAGGCTGTTAGCGCTCACCCTGGACTTACGGGAGAAGCCGCCCCGGACCGTCATCCGACGGTCCGAACGAGGGCGGCGTAAGAG includes these proteins:
- a CDS encoding mandelate racemase/muconate lactonizing enzyme family protein — encoded protein: MKIASVEPFILHMPLNRSSISDSTHTISHWGVVGVKITTSDGLAGYGFTGTHAHLGSDRLVTSCICDCYAELLIGEEAGDVSRLWMKLARSPALQWVGRAGITQIALAAVDVALWDLKAKAAGEPLWSFLGGATSEKLEAYNTDIGWLSIPTDQLVEGSLKAIEVDGYRRLKLKVGHDDPTIDLARIEAVRKAVGPSVTIAVDGNGRWDLPTCQRFCANAAPLDLFWFEEPLWYDDVAGHAALARSTPIPVALGEQLYSADAFNQFMEAGAVHWVQPDVTRLGGITEYITVAEAAHSRRLPVVPHVGDMGQVHVHLAIWHKATTMLEYIPWILDGFEEPIRVEGGFYQRPEQPGASSTPTADAFRRYSRPLG
- a CDS encoding SMP-30/gluconolactonase/LRE family protein gives rise to the protein MTVELVVDARNRLGEVPVWDVLEQALYWVDIEGRLLQRLTPCTGRVDRWEMPERIACFALRETGGLIVSFASGIAFYDLETGAIDWIARPEADKPGNRFNEGKCDRRGRFWTGSMDDSLKTHSAALYRVDPDLSVERVLTGIGISNSIVWSPDDRYFYFADTLDQVIDRFDFDAEAGAISNRRRIVDLSGTPFGPDGSTVDVEGCLWNAQWDGWRVVRYSPEGEVLRIIELPVQKPTSCMFGGPDLRTLYVTSAIWDLTPEELVRQPHAGGVFAIDVGIEGLPEPRFAG
- a CDS encoding CYTH and CHAD domain-containing protein — encoded protein: MHQPKSKQSPAAPIEREIKFSIDWGTAKRLQHDPAVSAVKPAIFDQISEYWDTDQRDLRAGGVSLRLRRFADRTVQTIKAEGDANAGVVGRIEDEFGIEGNVPEIAALERHASPELMAAIAGQLRPQFRIIVQRTQWRVEQNGARFNIDLDEGHIEAGRRKQNIRELEVELVEGPVQALFALARELAVRLPIRMQFCTKSDRGFSLLDGDDCRNRKTAIRPLAPDLTRADAFRTLAMTAIRAFVLHAGTFTPKSQAETIHAMRVAIRRLRSLLRFDRDLFTKQEAETLRGEIGWVFDQLGAARNLYIVIAEMGAWPANAVPEGALDRLHAERATAYGAVAAMLGSARHRLGVVDLVAMVECGSSTGRSVGSPAREGTRPALRRAWKAVSESDPPSELSPERRHRLRIHAKRLRYACDFYAGLYPDPKAAKRCAEMIEAATALQDALGRLTDRMTIDALVAEHFPGAKRPAAAGIDEAALLRAADKAHRRLAACKPFWK